From the Senegalimassilia faecalis genome, one window contains:
- the coaD gene encoding pantetheine-phosphate adenylyltransferase: MKRALIPGTFDPITSGHFDVIARASQLFDEIIVAPAASIKKSPLFTLEERVAFIEQATADLPCVKVAPFDGLLVDFAKEMEATAVVKGLRAITDFEYEFQMTAMNYQLSPELETVFIMSPPQYMYLSSSIVREIAQMGGDVEQFVPACVNAALKEKYGNR; the protein is encoded by the coding sequence ATGAAGCGTGCATTGATTCCGGGGACGTTCGACCCCATCACCAGCGGTCATTTCGACGTGATTGCCCGCGCATCGCAGCTGTTCGACGAGATCATCGTCGCGCCGGCCGCGTCCATCAAGAAGTCTCCGCTGTTCACGCTTGAGGAGCGCGTGGCGTTTATCGAGCAGGCCACGGCCGACCTGCCGTGCGTGAAGGTGGCGCCGTTCGACGGCCTGCTGGTGGACTTCGCCAAGGAAATGGAGGCCACGGCGGTGGTGAAGGGCCTGCGCGCCATCACCGACTTCGAATACGAGTTCCAGATGACGGCCATGAACTACCAGCTGTCGCCCGAGCTGGAAACCGTGTTCATCATGTCCCCGCCGCAGTACATGTACCTGTCAAGCTCCATCGTGCGCGAGATCGCGCAGATGGGCGGCGACGTGGAGCAGTTCGTGCCCGCCTGCGTCAACGCCGCGCTCAAGGAAAAGTACGGCAACCGCTAA
- a CDS encoding ATP synthase subunit B family protein: MDETGVLGLLEELSILLEDSKPVFGKTNLRQVDIAAAFEIMDEIRDTFPSEFSQSRQIVRERQSLLDDAEAEANRMIEDARSQAMTIASEQEIVRISQQQADQLLADARELERQTRAGAEDYADEVFGHVEQSLDTLLNNVRRCRDRLNANAMAQGRQ; the protein is encoded by the coding sequence ATGGACGAAACAGGAGTCTTGGGGCTTTTGGAAGAGCTCTCGATTCTGCTTGAGGACTCTAAGCCGGTGTTCGGTAAGACGAACCTGCGCCAGGTCGATATCGCTGCCGCTTTCGAGATCATGGACGAGATTCGCGACACGTTCCCCAGCGAATTCTCTCAGTCGCGCCAGATCGTGCGCGAACGCCAAAGCCTGCTTGACGATGCGGAGGCCGAGGCCAACCGCATGATCGAGGATGCGCGCAGCCAGGCGATGACCATCGCCTCCGAGCAGGAAATCGTGCGCATTTCCCAACAGCAGGCCGACCAGCTGCTCGCCGACGCGCGCGAGCTTGAGCGCCAAACGCGTGCGGGCGCGGAAGATTACGCCGACGAGGTGTTCGGCCACGTCGAGCAAAGCCTCGACACGCTGCTGAACAACGTGCGCCGTTGCCGCGACCGTCTGAACGCCAACGCCATGGCGCAGGGCCGCCAGTAA
- the rpmF gene encoding 50S ribosomal protein L32, with the protein MAVPKQKMGRARTHSRRSANDKIAAPSRSICPQCGEAKLPHRVCPNCGFYKNREVIETE; encoded by the coding sequence ATGGCAGTACCTAAGCAAAAAATGGGCCGCGCCCGCACTCATTCCCGTCGTTCCGCTAACGACAAAATCGCAGCCCCTTCCCGTTCCATCTGCCCGCAGTGCGGCGAGGCTAAGCTTCCGCATCGCGTGTGCCCGAACTGCGGTTTCTACAAGAACCGCGAGGTCATCGAGACGGAGTAA
- the rnc gene encoding ribonuclease III: MNLTAEQSEKLERAEEILGYTFKEKQFILSAITHPSATEGRSVRYSYERLEFLGDSVLGAIVADAAFERFHELDEGGLTRIKVALVSGASLSDVASGLGFADIIVFGSSETGTGKRGLHSALENVYEAVVAALYLDGGTDVARDFIYRTLIPRMSEELALEPENPKSALQEKLQEDGITPTYKLVETQGPPHDRTFVAQVFAGNQGLARGTGRTKKEAESQAAKSTLARLGEFFGLGMDDTARAEKAAAAKQAKAEKAAAKAEEKARKKHEKERHKQLKQG, encoded by the coding sequence ATGAACTTAACTGCTGAACAATCAGAAAAGCTTGAGCGCGCCGAGGAAATCCTCGGGTACACGTTCAAGGAAAAGCAATTCATCTTGTCGGCCATCACGCACCCTTCGGCCACGGAAGGCCGTTCGGTGCGTTATTCCTACGAGCGCCTGGAGTTTTTGGGCGATTCGGTGTTGGGCGCCATTGTGGCCGACGCCGCGTTCGAGCGATTCCATGAACTTGACGAAGGCGGTCTTACGCGCATCAAAGTGGCGTTGGTGTCGGGCGCAAGCCTGTCCGATGTGGCCTCTGGCCTGGGCTTTGCCGACATCATCGTGTTCGGTTCGTCCGAAACGGGCACGGGCAAGCGCGGCCTGCATTCGGCGCTTGAAAACGTGTACGAGGCCGTTGTCGCTGCGCTGTATTTGGACGGCGGAACGGACGTCGCGCGCGATTTCATCTACCGAACGCTTATCCCGCGCATGTCCGAGGAGCTGGCGTTAGAGCCGGAAAACCCGAAGAGCGCGCTGCAGGAAAAGCTGCAGGAAGACGGCATCACGCCCACGTACAAGCTGGTGGAAACGCAGGGCCCGCCGCACGACCGCACGTTCGTGGCGCAGGTGTTCGCCGGCAATCAGGGGCTTGCGCGCGGCACGGGCCGCACGAAGAAGGAAGCCGAAAGCCAGGCGGCGAAAAGCACGCTCGCGCGGCTCGGCGAGTTTTTCGGTTTGGGCATGGACGATACGGCCCGCGCCGAGAAGGCCGCCGCTGCCAAGCAGGCCAAGGCGGAAAAAGCCGCCGCGAAAGCTGAGGAAAAGGCGCGCAAGAAGCACGAGAAAGAGCGCCACAAGCAGCTGAAGCAAGGGTAA
- a CDS encoding YceD family protein: MDAVKFEVPPELFVTAESSSFAGQLNLGTLEAGPDTYRFKKPIDWNVTVSNTGDALLVMGRAHALASVPCARCLDDFDVELDGEVEGYFLLSPDDAAPEDMEDDEFEVLGADKVLDLEPLIVAAILVEAPLVPLCREDCAGLCAQCGANLNEGPCACQAQPDDDLPRMSDGRVSPFAALKDIDFGQ; the protein is encoded by the coding sequence ATGGACGCCGTGAAATTCGAGGTCCCGCCCGAGCTCTTCGTCACCGCGGAGAGCTCTTCTTTTGCGGGGCAGTTGAACTTGGGCACGCTTGAGGCCGGCCCCGACACGTATCGGTTCAAGAAGCCCATCGATTGGAACGTCACGGTCAGCAACACCGGCGACGCGCTGCTAGTCATGGGTCGCGCCCATGCGCTGGCCAGCGTGCCGTGCGCGCGCTGCCTTGACGATTTCGACGTGGAACTTGACGGGGAAGTGGAAGGGTATTTCCTGCTCAGCCCCGATGATGCCGCGCCTGAAGACATGGAAGACGACGAGTTCGAGGTGCTGGGGGCCGACAAGGTGCTAGACCTTGAGCCGCTTATCGTCGCGGCTATTTTGGTGGAGGCGCCGCTGGTGCCGCTGTGCCGCGAGGATTGCGCCGGTTTGTGCGCGCAGTGCGGGGCGAACCTCAACGAGGGCCCGTGCGCGTGCCAGGCGCAGCCCGACGACGACCTGCCGCGCATGTCCGACGGTCGCGTCAGCCCCTTCGCCGCGCTGAAGGACATCGATTTCGGGCAATAG
- the recG gene encoding ATP-dependent DNA helicase RecG yields the protein MADRLTATLALDKPASRVKLVSPARAQALSQLGVRTVRDLCTHYPRRYVDLSKRETVATARIGGSCTIQGQVHEVKLKRPRPQLTLVEISVVDETGVLMVTCFRQPWLKDQLKPGMPIAVAGKVEFNYGFKRMVNPYLEPLEAGQSAEGMIIPVHPACEKISAAWMRRIVENALDMVRGCYDPLPLDLRAKYRLMSRTQALSCIHFPQSMDEVAQARRRLVYEELLLLELALMEQAQNRSAGATPTAHVVDGPCAAALECVLPFSLTDEQVAARNDIFAQMAAPCAANHMLLGDVGTGKTAVAAFALAAVADTGTQAALMAPTEVLARQHAKSLGAWFDQIGVTWGLLTGATPDEERQRIVRETLTGKLQVLIGTHALLEDDVRFDKLSLAVIDEQQRFGVEQRAALLMKGGAPDALFLTATPIPRTLALAVFGDMTLSYIHRRPHDAARRTTHVLAKADQGQAYDAARAALERGEQVYVVCPLIGQDGAARDSRAGGRRRETDEEAYEYAAISIESDGDFSGDNVTAATKEAAYLQETVFADWRVELLHGRMKTAEKDEVMARFRANETQVLVATTVIEVGVDVPNATVMIVADADRFGLAQLHQLRGRVGRGEKPAQVFLLSASKSEASLARLAAMERTDDGFELAKYDLSLRREGDILGNRQSGASVLKLVNVVRDERIIEAAHADAAAIMAADPALSDLDHQALALEVRRTFPADAAGAAAH from the coding sequence GTGGCCGATAGGCTCACAGCTACCCTTGCATTAGATAAACCCGCCTCGCGCGTGAAGCTGGTCAGCCCGGCTCGCGCGCAGGCGCTTTCGCAGCTAGGCGTGCGCACGGTCCGCGACTTGTGCACGCACTATCCGCGACGCTACGTCGACCTGTCGAAGCGCGAAACGGTTGCCACCGCGCGCATCGGCGGGTCGTGCACTATCCAGGGCCAGGTCCACGAGGTAAAGCTGAAGCGCCCGCGCCCGCAGCTTACGCTGGTGGAAATTTCCGTCGTGGACGAAACGGGCGTGCTAATGGTCACGTGCTTTCGCCAGCCGTGGCTGAAAGACCAGCTCAAGCCCGGCATGCCCATTGCCGTGGCCGGCAAGGTGGAGTTCAACTACGGCTTCAAGCGCATGGTGAACCCCTACCTGGAGCCGCTTGAGGCGGGGCAGTCGGCCGAGGGCATGATCATCCCTGTGCACCCTGCGTGCGAGAAGATCTCGGCCGCGTGGATGCGCCGCATCGTGGAAAACGCTCTTGACATGGTACGCGGCTGCTATGACCCGCTGCCGCTTGACCTGCGCGCGAAGTACCGCCTTATGTCGCGCACGCAGGCGCTTTCGTGCATCCATTTCCCGCAATCTATGGACGAGGTGGCCCAGGCGCGCCGCCGTCTGGTGTACGAAGAGCTGCTGCTGCTTGAGCTGGCGCTTATGGAGCAGGCGCAAAACCGCAGCGCCGGCGCCACCCCCACCGCGCACGTGGTGGACGGCCCGTGCGCGGCCGCGCTTGAGTGCGTGCTGCCGTTTTCGCTCACCGACGAGCAGGTTGCCGCACGCAACGACATATTCGCCCAGATGGCAGCCCCGTGCGCGGCGAACCACATGCTGCTTGGCGACGTGGGCACGGGCAAAACGGCCGTGGCTGCCTTCGCGCTTGCCGCCGTGGCCGACACGGGCACGCAGGCCGCGCTCATGGCGCCCACCGAGGTGCTTGCGCGTCAGCACGCCAAAAGCCTGGGCGCCTGGTTCGACCAGATCGGCGTTACTTGGGGCTTGCTCACGGGTGCCACGCCCGACGAAGAACGCCAGCGCATCGTGCGCGAAACGCTTACCGGCAAGCTGCAGGTGCTCATTGGCACGCACGCGCTTTTGGAAGACGACGTGCGCTTCGACAAGCTTTCGCTTGCGGTCATCGACGAGCAGCAGCGCTTCGGCGTGGAGCAGCGCGCGGCCCTGCTCATGAAAGGCGGCGCGCCCGACGCGCTGTTCCTTACGGCCACGCCCATCCCGCGCACGTTGGCGCTGGCCGTGTTCGGCGACATGACGCTGTCCTACATCCACCGCCGCCCGCACGACGCGGCGCGCCGCACCACGCACGTGCTGGCGAAGGCCGACCAGGGGCAGGCCTACGATGCGGCGCGCGCGGCGCTTGAGCGCGGCGAACAGGTGTACGTGGTGTGCCCGCTCATCGGGCAGGACGGCGCCGCCCGCGACAGCCGCGCCGGCGGGCGCCGACGCGAAACGGACGAGGAGGCCTACGAGTACGCGGCCATCAGCATCGAGTCCGACGGCGATTTCTCGGGCGACAACGTCACGGCCGCCACGAAAGAGGCCGCCTACCTGCAGGAAACGGTGTTCGCCGACTGGCGCGTCGAGCTGCTGCACGGCCGCATGAAGACCGCCGAGAAAGACGAGGTCATGGCACGTTTTCGCGCAAACGAAACGCAGGTGCTCGTGGCCACCACCGTCATCGAGGTGGGCGTTGACGTGCCCAACGCCACCGTCATGATCGTGGCCGACGCCGACCGCTTCGGCTTGGCGCAGCTCCATCAGCTGCGCGGCCGCGTGGGGCGCGGCGAAAAGCCCGCGCAGGTGTTTTTGCTTTCCGCGTCGAAATCCGAGGCGTCGCTGGCACGCCTTGCGGCCATGGAGCGCACCGACGACGGCTTCGAACTGGCGAAATACGACTTGTCGCTGCGCCGCGAGGGCGATATCCTGGGAAATCGCCAAAGCGGGGCAAGCGTGCTGAAGCTGGTGAACGTCGTGCGCGACGAGCGCATCATCGAGGCGGCCCACGCCGACGCGGCAGCCATCATGGCGGCCGATCCCGCGCTTTCAGATCTTGACCACCAGGCGCTTGCCCTTGAGGTGCGCCGAACGTTTCCCGCAGACGCCGCCGGCGCCGCGGCCCACTAG
- a CDS encoding DAK2 domain-containing protein has translation MSDTYTSNDLVNAIAAASKNLSARKDEVNRLNVFPVPDGDTGTNMSLTLESVVANLAKLPIGASGAEIRKAITNGALMGARGNSGVITSQILRGLCEGSAGHDAVNAESIEAALAKAQDVAFKAVRKPVEGTILTVLKDSAAAAKHARKKKMSPADALAYVVEEAYASVQRTPELLPVLKENGVVDSGGYGLAILIDSFVAALTGKEGPLVDELAFARDAAPKVEIEQINDWEGSEYTYCNEFLVDSDVLDKNEALYFLSTMGDCELCVGERPKFKVHVHSNTPDKVLAYFLERGQISEVFIHNMKLQSEERTEKLEAEAAAEHKPLGFVAVAAGAGNAKILESLGVDVVVSGGQTMNPSTKDLLDAAAKVNADAVIFLPNNKNIIMAAQSACELAEKPCGVVPTKSVPQAFAAMFGVDADATLEENVEAMTEAFEDVKCGEVTTAIKDSKDANGNPIADGDVIGISDGAIYAVGASVSDVVMGLLEHMEAEDCDTCTLLAGEDLSDEDFQALQARIEQAYEDLEIDAHRGGQPLYPVVFSVE, from the coding sequence ATGTCTGACACTTATACCAGCAACGACCTGGTGAACGCCATTGCGGCCGCCAGCAAGAACCTCAGCGCGCGAAAAGACGAGGTCAACCGCTTAAACGTCTTTCCCGTGCCCGACGGCGACACCGGCACGAACATGTCGCTGACGCTTGAGTCGGTCGTTGCGAACCTGGCCAAGCTGCCCATCGGCGCTTCCGGTGCCGAAATCCGCAAGGCCATCACCAACGGTGCGCTCATGGGCGCCCGCGGCAACTCCGGCGTCATCACGTCGCAGATTCTGCGCGGCCTGTGCGAAGGTTCGGCCGGCCACGACGCCGTGAACGCCGAGTCCATCGAGGCCGCGCTTGCCAAGGCGCAGGACGTGGCGTTCAAAGCCGTGCGCAAGCCGGTGGAAGGCACCATCCTCACCGTGCTGAAAGATTCCGCCGCTGCCGCCAAGCACGCGCGCAAGAAGAAGATGTCGCCGGCCGACGCGCTGGCCTACGTGGTGGAGGAAGCCTACGCGTCCGTGCAGCGCACGCCCGAGCTTCTGCCCGTGCTGAAGGAAAACGGCGTGGTCGACTCCGGCGGCTATGGCCTGGCCATCCTCATCGACAGCTTCGTGGCCGCGCTGACCGGCAAGGAAGGCCCGCTTGTCGACGAGCTGGCATTCGCGCGCGACGCCGCCCCGAAGGTCGAGATCGAGCAGATCAACGACTGGGAAGGCAGCGAATACACGTACTGCAACGAGTTCCTGGTTGACTCCGACGTGCTCGACAAGAACGAGGCCCTGTACTTCCTGTCCACCATGGGCGACTGTGAGCTGTGCGTGGGCGAGCGCCCGAAGTTCAAGGTGCACGTGCACTCCAACACGCCCGACAAGGTGCTGGCGTACTTCCTGGAGCGCGGCCAGATTTCGGAAGTGTTCATCCACAACATGAAGCTGCAGTCCGAGGAGCGCACGGAAAAGCTGGAGGCCGAAGCCGCCGCCGAGCACAAGCCGCTGGGCTTTGTGGCCGTGGCCGCCGGCGCGGGCAACGCGAAGATCCTCGAATCGCTGGGCGTCGACGTGGTGGTGTCCGGCGGGCAGACCATGAACCCGTCCACGAAGGACCTGCTCGACGCGGCCGCCAAGGTCAATGCCGACGCGGTCATCTTCCTGCCGAACAACAAGAACATCATCATGGCGGCCCAGTCCGCCTGCGAGCTGGCCGAAAAGCCGTGCGGCGTCGTTCCCACGAAGTCCGTGCCGCAGGCCTTCGCCGCCATGTTCGGCGTGGACGCCGACGCAACGCTTGAGGAAAACGTCGAGGCCATGACCGAAGCGTTCGAGGACGTCAAGTGCGGCGAGGTCACCACGGCCATCAAGGACTCGAAGGACGCCAACGGCAACCCCATCGCCGACGGCGATGTCATCGGCATCTCCGACGGCGCCATCTACGCCGTGGGTGCAAGCGTGTCCGACGTGGTTATGGGCCTGCTTGAGCACATGGAGGCCGAAGACTGCGACACGTGCACGCTACTTGCCGGCGAAGACCTCTCCGACGAGGACTTCCAGGCTCTGCAGGCGCGCATCGAGCAGGCTTACGAAGACCTTGAGATCGACGCGCACCGCGGTGGCCAGCCGTTGTACCCCGTCGTCTTCTCCGTGGAATAG
- the plsX gene encoding phosphate acyltransferase PlsX produces the protein MSQKVTIAVDAMGGDHAPDVVLEGVAAALAADADISVVLCGPKAVVEPFAASHERCRAQVTTQVIDMAEHPARAVRKKKDSSLVVGCRLVKEGAAQGFFSAGSTGACLAAGTLVMGRIKGVSRPCLATVVPSPVRPIIMCDVGANADCKPDYLVQFAQMGSVYAQKIFGYEKPSVALLNIGEEDTKGSQFAQDAHQLLRRRVPNFVGNCEGRDVLAATYDVVVTDGFTGNVCLKTIEGAAKVLFGAVKDAMMSSTKAKIGALCVKDSLRGLKDVVSPDTYGGAPLLGVRGACIVGHGSSNATAIKNGVLTTARVVRQGVSEIIEHMVAKGNDSDTITQ, from the coding sequence ATGAGCCAGAAGGTGACCATTGCCGTCGACGCCATGGGCGGCGACCATGCTCCCGACGTGGTGCTTGAAGGTGTGGCGGCCGCGCTTGCCGCCGACGCGGATATCTCGGTGGTGCTGTGCGGCCCGAAGGCCGTCGTCGAGCCGTTTGCCGCGTCGCACGAGCGTTGCCGCGCGCAGGTGACCACGCAGGTCATCGACATGGCCGAGCACCCCGCCCGAGCCGTTCGCAAGAAGAAGGACTCGTCGCTGGTGGTGGGCTGCCGCCTGGTGAAAGAGGGCGCCGCGCAAGGCTTTTTCTCCGCCGGCTCCACCGGCGCGTGCCTGGCAGCCGGAACGCTGGTCATGGGCCGCATCAAGGGCGTGTCGCGCCCGTGCCTGGCCACGGTGGTGCCGTCTCCCGTGCGTCCCATCATCATGTGCGACGTGGGGGCGAACGCAGACTGCAAGCCCGACTACCTGGTGCAGTTCGCCCAGATGGGAAGCGTGTACGCGCAGAAGATCTTCGGGTACGAAAAGCCTAGCGTGGCGCTTTTGAACATCGGCGAGGAGGACACGAAGGGCAGCCAGTTCGCCCAAGACGCCCATCAGCTGCTGCGCCGTCGCGTGCCGAACTTCGTGGGCAACTGCGAGGGGCGCGACGTGCTTGCCGCAACGTACGATGTGGTGGTTACCGACGGCTTCACGGGCAACGTGTGCCTGAAAACCATCGAGGGCGCGGCGAAAGTGCTGTTCGGCGCTGTGAAAGACGCCATGATGTCGTCCACGAAGGCGAAAATCGGCGCGCTGTGCGTCAAAGACAGCCTGCGCGGCCTGAAAGACGTCGTGTCGCCCGACACATATGGCGGCGCGCCTTTGCTCGGCGTGCGCGGCGCGTGCATCGTCGGTCACGGCAGCTCGAACGCCACGGCTATCAAAAACGGCGTGCTTACCACGGCGCGCGTTGTTCGCCAAGGTGTTTCTGAAATAATCGAGCACATGGTAGCCAAGGGAAACGACTCGGATACAATTACCCAATAA
- the rsmD gene encoding 16S rRNA (guanine(966)-N(2))-methyltransferase RsmD, whose protein sequence is MRIIAGEFRGRTLLAPKGDGTRPTTDRVRESVMSTVFSARGGFEDAMVLDAFAGSGALGLEALSRGAARAVFYERAPEAAKVLQKNVEKMGLEPRRATVTRADVLERAPQFSRPPFDLIFLDPPYAYAAADVLGMVAGLVERGVAAPDALVVYEHALTSNDEAAAAAAECGFELASRKKYGDTTVDVLCASACAD, encoded by the coding sequence ATGAGAATCATCGCGGGCGAATTCCGCGGACGCACGCTGCTTGCCCCGAAAGGCGACGGCACCCGTCCCACCACCGACCGCGTGCGCGAATCGGTCATGAGCACGGTGTTCAGCGCGCGCGGCGGCTTCGAGGACGCCATGGTGCTCGACGCGTTCGCCGGCTCGGGGGCGCTGGGGCTCGAAGCGCTCTCGCGCGGGGCAGCGCGCGCCGTGTTCTACGAGCGCGCCCCCGAAGCGGCGAAGGTGCTGCAGAAGAACGTGGAGAAGATGGGCCTTGAGCCGCGCCGCGCCACCGTCACGCGTGCCGACGTGCTCGAACGCGCGCCGCAGTTCTCGCGCCCGCCGTTCGACCTCATCTTCTTGGACCCGCCCTACGCCTACGCCGCCGCCGACGTGCTGGGCATGGTTGCGGGCCTGGTTGAGCGCGGCGTGGCGGCGCCCGACGCGCTGGTGGTGTACGAGCACGCGCTTACCAGCAACGACGAAGCTGCCGCCGCAGCCGCCGAATGCGGGTTCGAACTTGCATCGCGCAAGAAGTACGGCGATACTACCGTAGATGTGCTGTGTGCCAGCGCCTGCGCAGATTGA